From the genome of Nerophis ophidion isolate RoL-2023_Sa linkage group LG25, RoL_Noph_v1.0, whole genome shotgun sequence, one region includes:
- the dapk2a gene encoding death-associated protein kinase 2a, whose product MDVFKQNKVEDFYEIGEELGSGQFAIVKQCREKRTGQEFAAKFIKKRQSIASSRGVRLEEIEREVQILQQTQHPNIVTLHDVYENRTDVVLILELVSGGELFDFLAQKESLSEEEATQFIKQILEGVNYLHARKIAHFDLKPENIMLLDKKAPLPRIKLIDFGLAHKIEAGVEFKNIFGTPEFVAPEIVNYEPLGLEADMWSIGVITYILLSGASPFLGETKQDTLRNISAVNYDFDEEFFCNTSELAKNFISLLLERDKKKRLTIQDALNHPWIKPNEHKEENKGKEIRKRERRQLKTKRLREYTIKSHSSMPPNNTYVNFERFAKVVEDIDHMERLFISLAASHDSLQEDIDAMVSIYNEKEAWYKEESEGARHEFSQIRYEFRKLEALKRSLQDDMQSFSSNLSSVNSRYQERQRHFDALRLELSNELKWVQEEMGSCPVDGGGGFPNGNFSSVFNNELNEALKELLNPSCGGELLSGINLDLTETGQQR is encoded by the exons ATGGACGTCTTCAAGCAAAACAAAGTTGAAGATTTCTATGAAATTGGTGAAGAGTTGGGAAG CGGGCAGTTTGCCATTGTAAAGCAATGCAGAGAGAAAAGAACGGGACAGGAATTTGCTGCCAAGTTCATCAAGAAGCGACAGAGTATAGCCAGCTCTCGTGGCGTTCGACTAGAGGAGATAGAGCGTGAGGTGCAGATCCTGCAGCAGACTCAGCATCCGAACATTGTCACGCTGCATGATGTCTACGAGAACCGCACCGATGTAGTTCTCATCCTGGAGCT TGTCTCTGGTGGTGAGCTTTTTGACTTCTTGGCCCAGAAGGAGTCTCTTAGCGAGGAAGAGGCAACCCAGTTCATCAAGCAAATCCTAGAGGGGGTCAACTACCTCCATGCCAggaaaatagctcactttgacctGAAG CCTGAAAACATAATGCTACTAGACAAGAAAGCACCATTGCCAAGAATTAAACTCATTGACTTCGGCCTCGCCCACAAAATTGAAGCCGGAGTAGAGTTCAAAAACATCTTTGGAACGCCCGAGTTTGTTG CACCTGAGATTGTCAACTATGAGCCACTGGGTTTGGAAGCAGACATGTGGAGCATTGGCGTCATCACCTACATCCT TTTAAGCGGTGCTTCTCCCTTTCTTGGAGAAACTAAACAGGACACACTCAGGAACATTTCTGCTGTGAACTATGACTTTGATGAAGAGTTCTTCTGCAACACCAGCGAGCTGGCCAAAAATTTCATCAGTCTGTTGCTGGAGCGAGACAAGAA GAAAAGACTCACTATTCAAGATGCTCTCAATCACCCATGGATCAAG CCTAATGagcacaaagaggaaaataaaggTAAAGAGATTCGGAAGAGAGAGAGGCGCCAGCTTAAGACCAAGCGCCTGAGGGAGTACACAATAAAGTCCCACTCAAGCATGCCGCCTAACAACACCTACGTCAATTTTGAGCGCTTTGCCAAAGTGGTTGAGGACATCGATCATATGGAACGGTTGTTTATCAGCTTGGCCGCGTCCCATGATTCTCTGCAAGAAGATATCGATGCCATGGTCTCTATATATAATGAGAAAGAGGCCTGGTACAAGGAGGAGAGTGAGGGGGCGCGTCATGAGTTCTCACAAATCCGTTACGAGTTCCGTAAACTGGAGGCCTTGAAGAGGAGTCTTCAGGATGACATGCAGTCTTTTAGCTCCAACCTCAGTAGCGTCAACAGCCGCTACCAAGAAAGACAGAGGCACTTTGATGCACTCCGCCTGGAGCTCAGCAATGAGTTGAAATGGGTGCAGGAGGAGATGGGTTCATGTCCCGTGGACGGAGGTGGTGGTTTCCCCAATGGCAACTTCAGCTCTGTTTTCAACAATGAATTAAATGAAGCCCTGAAAGAGTTGCTGAACCCCTCTTGCGGAGGAGAACTGCTGTCTGGGATCAACCTGGACCTAACTGAAACTGGACAGCAAAGGTAA